A stretch of the Acyrthosiphon pisum isolate AL4f chromosome A2, pea_aphid_22Mar2018_4r6ur, whole genome shotgun sequence genome encodes the following:
- the LOC100160929 gene encoding inositol hexakisphosphate and diphosphoinositol-pentakisphosphate kinase isoform X3 — protein sequence MEQGYQELCKTQPTILVEDFEPMKPLEEEELMEASLTTDRKQVIVGICAMKKKSFSKPMKEILNRLAEFEYLKMIVFEEELLLKPIEEWPICDCLISFHSKGFPLEKAIRYAELRNPLVINHLPTQFALQDRRQVYSILESEGILIPRYAVLDRESQDPNLHELVESEDHVEINGVVFNKPFVEKPVSAEDHNIYIYYPTSAGGGSQRLFRKIGSRSSVYSPESRVRKTGSFIYEDFMPTDGTDVKVYTVGPDYAHAEARKSPALDGKVERDSEGKEIRYPIILSNSEKMISRKVCLAFKQTVCGFDLLRANGKSFVCDVNGFSFVKNSNKYYDDCAKILGNMILRELAPTLHIPWSVPFQLDDPPIVPTTVGKMMELRCVVAVIRHGDRTPKQKMKVEVRHSKFFDVFERYGGKMKGEVKLKHPKQLQEVLDIARALLDEIEHHEADQELEEKKRKLEQLKSVLEMYGHFSGINRKVQMKYQPHGRPRKEQSVNFKQDPSLVLILKWGGELTPAGRVQAEKLGQIFRCMYPGGQGRNSDTQGLGLLRLHSTFRHDLKIYASDEGRVQMTAAAFAKGLLALEGELTPILVQMVKSANTNGLLDNDRDSSEQQNMTKEQLHKLMQNDHIFTPEDRAMINPCRAISIDEALDYVKNPVQCCEIVQELIQKLVAVVESKKDDPKKADTVLYHGETWELMGQRWSKIEKDFYTKNKKFDISKIPDIYDCIKYDLQHNQRTLQFEEAEELYTYAKYLADIVIPQEYGLDIDEKVTISQGICTPLLRKLKSDLQRNVEEPCEEADDETVNRLNPTYSYGVLSPRRHVRSRLYFTSESHIHSLLSILRFGGLLDVYNDEQWGRAMEYVSIVSELNYMTQIVIMLYEDPTKDVKSDERFHVELHFSPGVNCCVRKNLPPGPGFRPQTGSNFKTKHKDYEEDDSLDEDEGHSRFSVTEPQIEEEEEEDHSRFSITEDDKKESSEPPIFSEDDTCDGPMKFKFCQPQNATAKRHCYFSHLFSASPPTSSLFSTAVISGSSSTSDLHDLMTGPSSYAGSIIGCDGVPPIRPLETLHNALSLNQVITFFDKVINNQEPSSPEIWP from the coding sequence ATGGAGCAAGGTTACCAGGAACTCTGCAAAACTCAACCAACCATTCTTGTTGAAGATTTCGAGCCAATGAAGCCACTTGAAGAAGAAGAGTTAATGGAAGCATCTTTAACTACAGACCGTAAACAAGTTATTGTTGGCATATGtgccatgaaaaaaaaaagtttttctaaaCCAATGAAAGAAATTCTGAACAGGCTAGCTGAGttcgaatatttaaaaatgatagtttttgaagaagaattattattaaaacctatCGAAGAATGGCCCATTTGTGATTGTTTGATATCTTTTCATTCTAAAGGATTTCCTCTTGAAAAAGCTATTAGATATGCTGAGCTTAGGAATCCATTGGTTATTAATCACTTGCCAACTCAGTTTGCTCTCCAAGATAGAAGGCAGGTTTATTCAATTTTGGAATCCGAAGGAATTTTAATTCCTAGGTATGCAGTTTTAGATAGAGAATCCCAGGATCCAAATTTACACGAGCTAGTAGAGTCTGAAGACCATGTTGAAATAAATGGTGTTGTATTCAATAAACCATTTGTTGAAAAACCAGTTTCTGCTgaagatcataatatttatatttattatcctaCTTCAGCAGGAGGTGGAAGTCAGAGACTTTTTCGGAAAATCGGTAGTCGTAGTAGTGTTTATTCTCCAGAATCTAGAGTTAGGAAAACTGGTTCTTTTATATACGAAGATTTTATGCCAACTGATGGAACTGATGTTAAAGTATATACTGTTGGCCCAGATTATGCTCACGCGGAAGCACGTAAGTCACCTGCTCTGGACGGTAAAGTTGAACGTGATTCTGAAGGTAAGGAGATACGATATCCTATTATCCTCAGTAATTCTGAAAAAATGATTTCTCGTAAGGTATGTTTAGCATTTAAGCAAACTGTATGTGGCTTTGACCTACTACGAGCAAATGGTAAATCTTTTGTTTGTGATGTGAATGGATttagttttgttaaaaattcaaataaatactaTGACGATTGTGCCAAAATATTAGGAAACATGATACTTAGAGAATTGGCACCTACACTTCATATACCTTGGTCGGTTCCTTTTCAACTAGATGACCCTCCAATTGTTCCTACTACTGTTGGAAAAATGATGGAATTACGGTGTGTTGTGGCTGTTATAAGACATGGAGATCGTACTcctaaacaaaaaatgaaagttGAAGTTAGACATTCCAAATTTTTTGATGTGTTTGAAAGGTATGGGGGTAAAATGAAAGGAgaagttaaattaaaacatcCTAAGCAACTTCAAGAAGTTTTAGATATTGCCAGAGCATTGTTAGATGAAATTGAGCATCATGAAGCTGATCAAGAGCTTGaagagaaaaaaagaaaacttgaACAATTAAAAAGTGTTTTAGAAATGTATGGTCATTTTTCAGGAATAAATCGTAAAGTCCAAATGAAATATCAACCTCACGGAAGACCAAGGAAAGAACAAAgtgtaaattttaaacaagatcCATCACTTGTTCTAATACTTAAATGGGGAGGCGAATTAACTCCTGCAGGGAGAGTTCAAGCAGAAAAATTAGGACAAATTTTCAGATGTATGTATCCTGGAGGCCAGGGTAGAAATTCAGATACTCAAGGATTGGGGCTACTTAGATTACATTCTACATTTCGccatgatttaaaaatttatgcAAGTGATGAAGGTAGAGTGCAAATGACAGCTGCTGCATTTGCAAAAGGATTATTGGCTCTTGAAGGGGAATTAACACCAATTCTTGTACAAATGGTTAAAAGTGCCAATACAAATGGTTTATTAGATAATGATCGTGATTCCAGtgaacaacaaaatatgacaaAAGAACAGTTACACAAATTAATGCAGAATGACCATATATTTACTCCTGAAGATCGAGCAATGATAAATCCTTGTAGAGCTATTAGTATAGATGAAGCATTAGATTATGTAAAAAATCCTGTTCAGTGTTGTGAAATAGTACAAGAACTAATACAGAAGTTAGTTGCTGTTGTAGAATCCAAAAAAGATGATCCAAAAAAAGCAGACACTGTATTATACCATGGTGAAACATGGGAACTTATGGGACAACGAtggtcaaaaattgaaaaagatttttatactaaaaataaaaaatttgatatatcCAAGATTCCTGATATatatgattgtataaaatatgacttaCAGCATAATCAACGAACCTTACAATTTGAAGAAGCTGAAGAATTGTATACGTATGCCAAATATTTGGCCGATATAGTTATTCCTCAAGAATATGGGTTGGATATAGATGAAAAGGTTACTATAAGTCAAGGAATTTGCACTCCTTTATTAAGAAAACTTAAATCTGACTTGCAACGAAATGTTGAAGAGCCATGCGAAGAAGCAGATGATGAAACAGTAAATCGTTTAAATCCTACATATTCATATGGTGTATTAAGTCCTAGAAGACATGTAAGATctcgtttatattttactagtgAAAGCCATATCCATTCACTTTTATCTATTTTGAGATTTGGTGGCCTGTTAGATGTGTACAATGATGAACAATGGGGTCGAGCTATGGAATATGTCAGTATTGTTTCAGAACTTAACTATATGACTCAAATTGTCATTATGTTGTATGAAGATCCTACCAAAGATGTAAAATCTGATGAGAGATTCCATGTAGAACTACATTTCAGTCCTGGTGTTAATTGTTGTGTTCGAAAAAATTTACCACCAGGTCCTGGTTTTCGACCACAAACAGGTagtaatttcaaaacaaaacataaagaTTACGAAGAGGATGATTCTTTAGATGAAGATGAAGGGCATAGTAGATTTTCCGTGACAGAACCGCAAattgaagaagaagaagaagaagatcaTAGTCGATTTTCTATTACTGAAGATGATAAAAAAGAATCATCTGAACCGCCAATATTTTCTGAGGATGACACTTGCGATGGACCaatgaagttcaaattttgtcaGCCTCAAAATGCTACAGCCAAGAGACATTGTTATTTTTCACATTTGTTTTCTGCATCTCCGCCAACCAGTAGTTTGTTTAGTACTGCTGTAATTAGTGGTTCATCTAGCACTTCAGATTTACATGATTTGATGACGGGTCCTTCAAGCTATGCTGGTTCAATAATTGGTTGCGATGGGGTTCCACCAATAAGACCTTTAGAAACATTGCACAATGCATTGTCATTAAATcaagttataactttttttgataAGGTTATTAATAACCAAGAACCAAGTTCACCAGAAATTTGgccataa
- the LOC100160929 gene encoding U4/U6.U5 tri-snRNP-associated protein 2 isoform X5, whose product MKKVHRLCPYLDTINRQVLDFDFEKLCSVSLSRINVYACLVCGKYFQGRGTNTHAYTHSVAESHHVFLNLQTLKFYCLPDNYEIVDSSLDDIKYVLNPTFTPKHVGQLDTCDKRSRAIDGTLYLPGIVGLNNIKANDYCNVILQALSNVTPLRDYFLDERNYAKVKRPPGDSVFLLVQRFGELMRKLWNPRNFKAHVSPHEMLQAVVLWSGKKFQFTEQGDPIDFLSWFLNSLHRALNGKKSRHSSIVYKTFMGSMRVKTRKIPPVELDEKQRYSLLCTDEYAEHVSESPFLYLTCDLPPPPLFKDEVMENIIPQVSLYSLLTKFNNESEKEYKTYKENFMKRFEITQLPPYLILYIKRFTKNTFFVEKNPTIVNFPVKNVDFGDILTPEVKAAHKNTSYDLIANIVHDGEPNKGTYRVHVLKQGNSKWYEMQDLHVSDILPQMITLTEAYIQIYKLRTDR is encoded by the exons ATGAAAAAAGTACACCGCTTGTGTCCGTATTTAGACACGATCAACCGACAGGTGTTGGACTTTGATTTCGAAAAATTGTGTTCCGTGTCGCTGTCGCGGATCAACGTCTACGCGTGTCTAGTGTGCGGTAAATATTTTCAAG GTCGCGGCACCAACACTCACGCCTACACTCACAGCGTTGCCGAAAGTCACCACGTTTTTTTGAACCTACAAACCCTGAAGTTCTACTGTCTGCCCGATAACTACGAAATAGTcg ATTCCTCGCTGGACGACATCAAGTACGTACTGAACCCGACTTTCACGCCCAAGCACGTCGGTCAGCTGGACACGTGTGACAAACGGTCGCGGGCAATCGACGGTACGCTATACCTGCCTGGCATCGTGGGCCTAAACAATATCAAGGCCAACGACTATTGCAACGTCATCTTACAGGCTTTATCCAACGTCACGCCACTCCGGGACTACTTTCTGGATGAGAGAAACTACGCTAAGGTGAAACGGCCACCCGGCGACAGCGTATTCCTGCTGGTCCAGCGGTTCGGTGAGCTCATGCGGAAGCTGTGGAACCCCCGAAACTTTAAGGCTCACGTGTCGCCACACGAAATGTTACAGGCGGTCGTCCTGTGGAGCGGCAAGAAGTTTCAGTTCACCGAGCAGG GCGACCCGATTGACTTTTTGTCGTGGTTTTTAAACTCTTTGCACAGAGCGTTGAATGGGAAGAAGAGCCGTCACTCCAGTATCGTGTACAAGACGTTCATGGGCAGTATGCGCGTGAAGACTCGAAAGATTCCACCTGTGGAGCTGGACGAAAAACAGAGGTACAGTCTGCTGTGCACGGACGAATATGCCGAGCACGTGTCCGAATCGCCGTTTCTCTATTTGACTTGTGATTTACCGCCGCCACCGTTGTTCAAAGACGAAGTCATGGAAAACATCATACCGcaa GTTAGTTTGTATTCTCTGCTGACTAAGTTCAACAATGAATCGGAAAAAGAGTACAAGACTTACAAGGAAAACTTCATGAAACGTTTCGAGATCACTCAGCTTCCGCCGTACTTGATCCTATACATAAAG CGTTTTACGAAGAACACGTTTTTCGTCGAGAAGAATCCCACTATCGTCAACTTCCCGGTAAA GAACGTGGACTTCGGAGACATACTCACGCCAGAGGTAAAAGCAGCGCATAAAAATACTTCCTACGACTTGATCGCCAACATCGTGCACGACGGCGAACCAAACAAAGGCACGTATCGCGTGCACGTGCTAAAACAAGGAAACAGCAAGTGGTACGAGATGCAAGATTTGCACGTCAGCGACATTCTCCCGCAGATGATCACTCTGACCGAAGCTTACATCCAG ATTTACAAGCTCAGAACTGATAGATAG